AAGGATTTTTCAGTTGGAACCTTTCAAATTCCACAAAGGATGGTCTTGCAGCTCTTGAGTAAAAATAAAAATATCCCAAAATTTGTTCAGATCTCACCCAAGCAGTCTACCATCACCATTGTATTGCCAGAAATTGACAATGACTTTGGAATCTATGTCAAGGCCAATACCATTGACCTCTATAATGACAAGATCGTTTTCGATTTGTATCAGAAGAAGTAGGGTGAAAGAGGCTATTCAAATTGAATTCAAAGTCATCTTAAAAACTTTCCTTAGGTTCAATAATTCCGAGTGCTAGAAACAATAGTGTTTCTAGCACTTTTCTCATGACGGAAAGTTTCTAAGATGACTTTATCTTCAATCTAACTAGAAATGAAAGCTCTATTTTGTTTCTATTCAAAAAATTCTGAATATTGTAGAAAATTCTTGACATTGCTTTTTCCCTATGCTAAAATACTAAACAAGACATTGAACAAAGGAGAAAGTCAAACATGAAAACAGCTAAGTTTATTCAATTTGCTTTGTTGTTGAGGTATAAGGGCTAGTGCAGAAGCATTAGTCCTGTTTGGCTTACCAAGCGGGCAAAAACATCTCGCTTGGTTGACCGAGTGAGATGTTTTTCTTTATATCCACTACATAGAAATGAGGAGACCCTATGCGTAAAGTTGAATTTTTAGATACCAGCCTTCGGGATGGCGAACAGACTCCAGGAGTTAATTTCTCTATCAAAGAAAAGATTGCCATTGCTAAACAATTGGAAAAGTGGGGTATTTCTGCTATTGAAGCAGGTTTTCCTGCAGCTAGTCCGGACTCCTTCACTGCTGTTCAAGAGATTGCCAAGGTCTTGACCAAGACAGCCGTGACAGGCTTGGCCCGTTCTGTCAAATCAGATATTGATGCTTGTTATGAAGCCTTGAAGGATGCTAAGTATCCGCAAGTTCACGTCTTTATCGCAACCAGTCCCATTCACCGGGAGTTTAAACTCAACAAAACCAAGGAAGAAATCCTTGAAACAATCAAAGAGCACGTTTCTTACGCTCGCTCAAAATTTGAGATTGTAGAGTTCTCTCCCGAAGATGCGACCCGGACAGAATTGGATTTCCTCTTGCAAGTTGTCCAAACTGCAGTCGATGCTGGTGCTAGCTACATCAATATTCCTGATACAGTCGGTTTCACGACACCAGCAGAGTACGGAGCCATTTTCAAATACTTGATCGACCATGTCAAGACAGACCGCGAGATTATCTATTCCCCTCATTGCCATGATGACCTAGGTATGGCCGTGGCGAATAGCCTCGCTGCTGTTAAAAATGGTGCCCGTCGTGTCGAAGGAACCATTAATGGGATCGGGGAGCGGGCCGGCAATGCGGCACTTGAAGAAGTAGCGGTTGCTCTCAATATCCGTGAAGACTATTTCCAAGTTGAAAGTCCGATCGTCCTTAATGA
Above is a window of Streptococcus sp. LPB0220 DNA encoding:
- a CDS encoding 2-isopropylmalate synthase; amino-acid sequence: MRKVEFLDTSLRDGEQTPGVNFSIKEKIAIAKQLEKWGISAIEAGFPAASPDSFTAVQEIAKVLTKTAVTGLARSVKSDIDACYEALKDAKYPQVHVFIATSPIHREFKLNKTKEEILETIKEHVSYARSKFEIVEFSPEDATRTELDFLLQVVQTAVDAGASYINIPDTVGFTTPAEYGAIFKYLIDHVKTDREIIYSPHCHDDLGMAVANSLAAVKNGARRVEGTINGIGERAGNAALEEVAVALNIREDYFQVESPIVLNETINTSELLSRYSGIPIPKNKAVVGGNAFSHESGIHQDGVLKNPLTYEIITPELVGVKSNSLPLGKLSGRHAFVEKLHELGLEFTEEDIKPLFAKFKSLADKKHEITDADIRALVAGTAVENPEGFQFNDLRLTTNADETITAAVSLRNEEGEVLEFLANGQGSVEAIFNAIDKFFNQTVRLTSYNIDAVTDGIDAQARVLVSVENVDTDTIFNASGLDFDVLKASAIAYINANTLVQKENAGEMGRAVSYRDLPQA